From the genome of Opitutaceae bacterium, one region includes:
- a CDS encoding matrixin family metalloprotease, which yields MAARIEDMRRLPGLIAAVLVFCGVLRPADAFVMDSRRWDSGPITMHISLDATPLSKPLADGSTSWGQVARQALDEWNAVISRSQFVAVMDSTAPVGRQNGVNNVFFSPTVYGEAWGSGVVGMTITVTQGAGGARRAESDVLFNSAAPMNSYRGALGSAGPWFDFKRLALHEFGHVLGLGHPDDSGQNKVSVMNSAMSDTDHLTADDIEGAQQGYGSPAGFAMGVAPSIVSVAGGPSAMVGSQASFSVVAKGTGPFTYLWKRDGLVVDGEAGPSLVLESVKVGDAGAYTVMISNAVGSVSTFVGQLTVVAPAPARLCNLSVRTTLAKQQTLVVGLTAAGGPLPVLLRAVGPTLSAFGVSGAMPDPSLAVYKDGILIDSNENWGGSTALSQAVLSAGAFALPAGSLDAALVRSIEGGGTVQVSAVEAGSVLVEAYEMPNAGNARLVNLSARNRVGEGADALVAGFTLSGEAPRTVLIRGIGPTLAKYGVTGVLADPKLELYSGATKIGGNDSWDSSQAGVFAKAGAFTLPEGSKDAALVVTLSPGSYTVQLTGNNGATGEGMIEVYAVD from the coding sequence ATGGCGGCACGAATTGAAGACATGCGGCGCCTGCCGGGTTTGATTGCTGCGGTGCTCGTGTTTTGCGGTGTTCTGCGACCTGCGGATGCGTTTGTGATGGATTCGCGCCGCTGGGACTCAGGACCGATCACGATGCACATCAGTCTGGACGCTACGCCGCTTTCCAAGCCGCTGGCCGATGGATCGACATCGTGGGGGCAGGTTGCCCGCCAGGCGCTTGACGAGTGGAATGCGGTGATCTCCCGCTCGCAGTTTGTCGCTGTGATGGACTCCACAGCTCCGGTGGGAAGACAGAATGGCGTGAACAATGTCTTCTTCAGTCCGACAGTTTATGGCGAAGCCTGGGGCAGTGGTGTCGTCGGGATGACGATCACGGTGACACAGGGTGCGGGAGGTGCGCGGCGGGCGGAGAGTGACGTGCTTTTCAACAGCGCGGCCCCCATGAATTCCTATCGCGGTGCGCTGGGTTCGGCGGGACCCTGGTTCGATTTCAAGCGTCTCGCGCTTCACGAGTTCGGGCATGTCTTGGGTTTGGGGCATCCGGATGATTCGGGCCAGAACAAGGTTTCGGTGATGAACAGCGCCATGAGCGACACCGATCACCTGACTGCGGATGACATTGAGGGCGCGCAGCAGGGATACGGATCACCCGCGGGATTCGCCATGGGTGTTGCGCCTTCAATAGTCAGCGTGGCAGGCGGGCCTTCGGCAATGGTGGGATCGCAGGCATCGTTTTCCGTTGTGGCGAAGGGCACGGGTCCGTTCACCTACCTGTGGAAGCGTGACGGTTTGGTTGTGGACGGGGAGGCCGGGCCGAGCCTGGTTCTGGAGTCGGTGAAAGTCGGTGACGCCGGCGCCTACACGGTCATGATCAGCAATGCCGTCGGCAGTGTATCCACTTTTGTAGGACAACTGACCGTCGTGGCACCGGCGCCTGCCCGCCTCTGCAATCTCTCGGTGCGCACCACTCTCGCGAAGCAGCAGACGCTGGTGGTTGGTCTGACGGCGGCGGGCGGCCCGCTGCCGGTACTGCTTCGGGCGGTCGGGCCAACCTTGTCGGCGTTTGGGGTTTCCGGCGCTATGCCGGATCCGTCACTCGCGGTCTACAAGGACGGAATTCTCATTGATTCGAATGAGAACTGGGGTGGCTCAACCGCGCTGAGTCAGGCAGTCCTTTCCGCCGGCGCGTTTGCCCTGCCGGCCGGCAGTCTTGACGCGGCTCTGGTGCGGTCGATCGAGGGAGGCGGGACGGTGCAGGTTTCGGCTGTGGAGGCCGGCAGCGTTCTGGTCGAGGCTTACGAGATGCCGAACGCGGGCAATGCGAGACTGGTCAATCTGTCCGCCCGCAATCGGGTCGGTGAAGGTGCCGATGCGCTCGTGGCTGGCTTCACGCTTTCAGGCGAGGCTCCCAGAACCGTGCTTATTCGCGGCATCGGTCCGACGCTGGCGAAGTACGGCGTGACGGGCGTGCTTGCGGATCCGAAGCTCGAACTCTATTCCGGCGCCACTAAAATTGGCGGGAACGATTCATGGGACTCATCGCAGGCCGGGGTGTTTGCCAAAGCGGGCGCGTTCACGTTGCCCGAGGGGAGCAAGGACGCCGCACTCGTCGTCACGCTTTCGCCGGGCAGCTACACGGTGCAGCTCACGGGAAACAATGGTGCCACGGGCGAGGGCATGATCGAGGTTTACGCGGTCGATTGA